A section of the Acidobacteriota bacterium genome encodes:
- a CDS encoding MurR/RpiR family transcriptional regulator, which yields MAVNGVQKWATPLEQRLQRADDKLSARRKRLLLSILENAEDTYYLSSRKMARRYGVDAATIVRTIQVLGYQQYAEFTSDLRSYFVTRITPYRQMKSATRERRTIEGHVQQSLDMERENLDALRAAVPPQRAVELARRLDKAQQIVVVGVDLAYSLAWFLAYGLAWLGARADAPVGSTGNLHHRIRALGSHDVLIAISFGRCLRDSVEAARTAKERGAWTFGFTDASDSPIARVCSDHWIVSVTNPSFNGSYVAPLAALDALLVAFAHVRSKRSLNRLREIDQQEAAAGRWYAPSAKEDGN from the coding sequence ATGGCCGTGAACGGAGTGCAAAAGTGGGCGACGCCTTTGGAGCAGCGCCTACAGCGAGCCGACGACAAACTGAGTGCACGGCGCAAGCGGTTACTGCTTTCCATTCTGGAGAATGCCGAAGACACCTATTACCTCTCCTCACGCAAGATGGCGCGCCGCTACGGAGTCGATGCCGCCACGATCGTTCGCACCATCCAGGTGCTGGGGTACCAGCAGTATGCGGAATTCACTTCCGATCTTAGGTCGTACTTTGTCACGCGAATCACTCCTTATCGCCAGATGAAGTCGGCGACCCGCGAGCGCCGCACCATCGAGGGGCACGTGCAGCAGAGTCTGGACATGGAGAGGGAGAATCTTGACGCGCTGCGCGCCGCCGTGCCTCCGCAACGCGCTGTTGAACTGGCACGCCGCCTCGACAAGGCACAGCAGATCGTTGTGGTCGGCGTCGACCTGGCCTATTCGCTGGCATGGTTTCTCGCGTACGGCCTGGCCTGGCTCGGGGCCAGAGCCGACGCTCCCGTCGGAAGCACGGGCAACCTCCATCATCGTATCCGTGCACTTGGTTCGCACGATGTCCTGATTGCCATCAGTTTTGGCCGGTGCCTTCGCGATTCCGTGGAAGCTGCGCGCACCGCGAAAGAACGCGGTGCCTGGACTTTCGGCTTCACCGATGCGAGCGATTCTCCCATCGCTCGTGTCTGCAGCGATCACTGGATCGTGTCGGTAACCAATCCCAGTTTTAACGGCTCGTATGTCGCGCCCCTGGCGGCTCTGGACGCGCTGCTGGTAGCATTCGCGCACGTGCGATCCAAGCGGTCGCTCAACCGTCTGCGTGAAATTGACCAGCAAGAGGCGGCAGCCGGGCGCTGGTACGCACCGTCTGCAAAGGAGGATGGCAATTGA
- the bamD gene encoding outer membrane protein assembly factor BamD produces MVAKTLVPVLFAFSVLTLATPNARSAERGVLVREAVIYLSPDVTSSKLGEAGRGREMILLDRSKNWLHVEALLGFSKTPDPAFVEDEDMEGKTISGWILDTGLVWESTANGDRILFGAAVDSEDEASRRHGRRGADQDALRLYRRVYDLFPASPLAGEGLYRAADVKWQIEKSDVMTRPSAREKDASMREGMDEQPMKQVIKKFPGTKWADLAAFHLLDNKVCGDWQGTSKCPDKEAEMFEKYVKEHPQSPSAPEALYRATFRRAALVEIYKTEEQAKKSEESKSRAIALAQQLVSQYPQSDWSARGQMLLYLLQQGVPAYGNVVQ; encoded by the coding sequence ATGGTTGCGAAGACCTTGGTTCCCGTGCTTTTCGCATTTTCTGTGCTGACCCTGGCGACGCCGAACGCGCGCTCTGCCGAGCGCGGCGTGCTGGTGCGTGAAGCGGTGATCTATCTTTCTCCTGACGTCACGTCCAGCAAACTCGGCGAAGCAGGCCGCGGACGCGAGATGATTCTCCTCGATCGCAGCAAGAACTGGTTGCATGTCGAGGCCTTGCTCGGATTTTCCAAGACGCCCGATCCCGCCTTCGTGGAAGATGAGGATATGGAAGGCAAGACTATTTCAGGATGGATCCTCGATACCGGACTGGTGTGGGAATCCACCGCAAACGGTGATCGGATTCTGTTTGGCGCAGCGGTCGATTCCGAAGATGAAGCAAGCCGCCGCCATGGCCGCCGCGGCGCCGATCAGGACGCCTTGCGCCTCTATCGCCGCGTCTATGATCTGTTCCCGGCCTCTCCGCTGGCGGGAGAAGGACTCTACCGCGCCGCCGACGTCAAATGGCAGATCGAAAAGTCAGATGTGATGACTCGCCCCTCCGCCCGCGAAAAAGATGCATCGATGCGCGAGGGCATGGACGAACAGCCCATGAAGCAAGTCATCAAGAAGTTTCCCGGGACGAAGTGGGCTGACCTCGCCGCCTTCCATCTGCTCGACAACAAAGTCTGCGGAGACTGGCAAGGGACATCGAAATGCCCAGACAAAGAAGCGGAGATGTTTGAAAAATACGTAAAGGAGCATCCGCAGTCGCCGTCCGCTCCTGAGGCGCTCTACCGTGCGACTTTCCGCCGGGCAGCTCTGGTCGAAATTTACAAGACAGAAGAGCAAGCGAAGAAATCAGAAGAATCGAAAAGTCGGGCGATTGCCCTGGCGCAACAGTTGGTGTCGCAGTATCCGCAGAGCGACTGGTCCGCCCGCGGACAGATGCTGCTCTATCTCTTGCAGCAGGGAGTTCCGGCCTACGGCAACGTGGTCCAGTAG
- a CDS encoding winged helix-turn-helix domain-containing protein has translation MSISKPIQFGVFEVDLEAGELRKRGVRLRLQAQPFGVLAFLLERPGAIVSREELRQRLWPSDVFVDFDQGLNKAINKLREALGDSAESPRFIETVPRKGYRFIAPVSGATGLEAAAPQSVDTTSDSAVPPARMERVVLMAAAIAIFIFALALGGYYLTRKREVGTIDSIAVLPLVNDAHVADLDYLCEGVTESVTNKLSQIAGLRVMARSTVFHYQGKEGDPRAVGRELGVRAVLAGHVLQHDDLMTISVELTSVDDGSLIWGEQYNRKPTDILGVLDEIAPQIATALKVQLTAPQQRRLMQHSTEDSEAHQLYLQGRFYFNKRTDAGFAKATDFFQQAIAKDPTYGLAYAGLADTYGLLGWETDPPKDYFPRARQMAEKALAIDDQMAEAHVSLAMVKALYEWDWDGAEREFRRAIELNPGHATAHHWYGIHLGAMGRFEESKAELQKALELDPLSLIINSNRAYPYHYQHQYAPAIKIYRKAIDMDPNFPVAHEDLMAVYEQQGKYEDAMREAILNLRFSGDGKLADRVGYINSAQGYRAALTGWLDGLKEESKAHYVSPIRFAQVHTLLGDKDQALTWLGRAVEERSPQVVYLKVDPRYDRLRADPRFAELLRRVGLPQ, from the coding sequence ATGAGCATCAGCAAGCCAATCCAATTCGGAGTATTTGAGGTCGACCTGGAAGCAGGCGAACTGCGCAAGCGCGGTGTCCGCCTACGCCTGCAGGCGCAACCCTTTGGCGTCCTGGCGTTCCTGCTGGAAAGGCCTGGCGCCATCGTTTCGCGGGAGGAACTGCGCCAACGGTTGTGGCCGAGCGACGTGTTCGTCGATTTTGATCAAGGACTGAATAAGGCGATTAATAAATTGCGGGAGGCTCTGGGAGACTCCGCCGAGAGTCCGCGCTTCATCGAGACGGTCCCCCGCAAGGGCTATCGCTTCATTGCTCCTGTATCAGGAGCGACCGGGCTGGAAGCCGCGGCGCCCCAATCCGTGGATACGACCTCTGACTCTGCAGTCCCACCCGCTCGCATGGAACGCGTTGTCCTGATGGCAGCGGCAATCGCTATCTTCATCTTCGCGCTCGCGCTGGGCGGCTACTACCTGACTCGTAAAAGAGAAGTTGGGACGATTGATTCCATCGCAGTTCTGCCACTGGTGAACGACGCTCATGTGGCCGACCTGGACTATCTGTGTGAAGGAGTGACGGAGAGCGTCACCAACAAGCTCTCTCAGATTGCTGGCTTGCGCGTCATGGCGCGGAGCACGGTCTTCCACTACCAGGGCAAAGAAGGTGATCCCCGGGCCGTGGGACGGGAGTTAGGTGTACGAGCCGTGCTCGCCGGGCACGTGCTGCAGCACGACGACTTGATGACCATCAGCGTCGAACTGACCAGCGTCGACGACGGCTCCCTCATATGGGGGGAACAATATAACCGTAAGCCAACCGATATTCTCGGCGTGCTGGACGAGATCGCACCGCAGATCGCAACCGCACTGAAGGTTCAACTGACGGCGCCGCAGCAACGCCGTCTGATGCAACACTCCACTGAAGATAGCGAAGCACACCAGCTTTATTTGCAGGGACGGTTCTATTTCAACAAGCGCACGGATGCCGGATTTGCCAAGGCCACCGACTTTTTTCAGCAGGCCATCGCCAAGGATCCGACGTACGGACTGGCGTATGCGGGACTGGCGGACACCTATGGCCTGCTCGGGTGGGAGACCGATCCGCCGAAAGACTACTTTCCTCGAGCCAGGCAGATGGCGGAAAAAGCGCTCGCGATTGACGATCAGATGGCCGAAGCGCATGTTTCGCTGGCCATGGTGAAGGCGCTCTATGAGTGGGACTGGGACGGGGCAGAGCGCGAGTTCCGGCGGGCCATCGAGTTGAATCCGGGGCACGCCACTGCCCACCACTGGTACGGGATCCATCTGGGTGCAATGGGGCGTTTTGAGGAATCGAAAGCCGAATTGCAGAAGGCGCTGGAACTTGATCCGTTGTCGTTGATCATCAACTCGAATCGCGCGTATCCGTATCACTATCAGCATCAATACGCCCCGGCCATCAAGATCTATCGCAAGGCGATCGATATGGACCCGAATTTTCCGGTTGCCCATGAAGACCTGATGGCGGTCTATGAACAGCAGGGCAAGTACGAAGACGCGATGCGCGAAGCGATTCTCAATCTAAGGTTTTCGGGCGATGGCAAGCTGGCTGACCGCGTTGGTTACATTAATTCCGCGCAAGGATACCGCGCCGCTCTGACGGGTTGGCTGGATGGGTTGAAAGAGGAATCCAAAGCGCATTACGTTTCCCCCATTCGATTTGCACAAGTCCATACTCTTCTTGGCGACAAGGATCAGGCCTTGACTTGGCTGGGGCGAGCCGTGGAGGAACGCAGTCCGCAGGTGGTGTATTTGAAAGTGGACCCGCGCTACGACCGGTTGCGGGCCGATCCCCGGTTCGCGGAGTTGTTGCGGCGCGTGGGACTGCCGCAGTAA
- a CDS encoding sigma-70 family RNA polymerase sigma factor, whose product MAASAETLGMIFAGTRSTVAPESRTPRRELVDVHLLERIATGDQQAMAVAFDRASSVVYGMALRVLLDPRDAEEAMMDTFLHVWRKASTFNPALGNPSVWVIVIARSRILDRLRMQKTRRQYEENLGDDWDAPSRAPDAEKLSIARHDAENVRTALAELNPRQKQALELAYFQGMTQEEIADATGRPLGTVKTQIRQGLLKLRQLLSRANGYDSANTWCTM is encoded by the coding sequence ATGGCGGCCAGTGCTGAAACACTTGGAATGATATTTGCGGGAACCCGCTCGACGGTAGCTCCCGAATCTCGGACTCCCCGACGGGAACTCGTGGATGTCCATCTGCTCGAACGAATCGCAACCGGAGACCAGCAAGCCATGGCCGTTGCTTTTGACCGGGCCAGTTCGGTGGTCTATGGCATGGCGCTGCGCGTGCTCCTCGATCCCCGCGACGCCGAAGAGGCCATGATGGACACTTTCCTCCACGTTTGGCGAAAAGCCTCCACTTTCAACCCAGCCCTGGGAAATCCATCGGTGTGGGTCATCGTGATTGCCCGCAGCCGGATTCTCGATCGCCTGCGCATGCAAAAAACGAGGCGGCAGTATGAAGAGAACTTGGGAGACGACTGGGACGCGCCATCCCGTGCGCCCGACGCGGAAAAACTGTCAATCGCCCGGCACGACGCGGAAAACGTAAGAACTGCCTTGGCAGAACTCAACCCGAGACAGAAACAGGCTTTGGAATTGGCTTACTTTCAAGGCATGACACAAGAAGAAATTGCCGATGCGACGGGCCGTCCGCTGGGCACGGTAAAGACCCAGATTCGCCAGGGATTGTTGAAGCTGCGTCAACTGCTGTCTAGAGCGAACGGTTACGACTCCGCCAACACCTGGTGCACCATGTGA
- a CDS encoding FAD-dependent oxidoreductase — MATPPISSVLDAKTQTFPALSEAQIKRLMPLGTVRKVKVGEVLFQPGTTLVPFFVVLSGSMEIVQSSLKGERLIVAHDTRGDFTGELTMISGRAVLVTGRVNVAGEFLELTPEAFRAVIAKDAELSEILMRAFILRRLALINAGYGNLILMGSNHSAHTLRLREFLTRNGQPHNYVDLDTDKDSQELLDRFHISVDEIPVVICSSSRNVMRNPTVSELADCLGFNATVDESQVHDVVVIGAGPSGLAAAVYAASEGLDVMVIETAAPGGQAGSSSKIENYLGFPTGVSGQELANRATTQALKFGAKMMVAHSVESLDCSARPYKVMLDGGTCLLTRSIVISSGAQYNKPKIGNLAKFEGQGVYYGATFMESQMCGGDDVIVVGGGNSAGQAAVYMSQATRKVYMLVRAPELSSTMSRYLIQRIEENPAIELHYKTEIIALGGDTHLESVTWRDNATGETSTHPIRHIFVMTGASPRTDWLKGCLALDPKGFILTGRDVVEGALQDEGPAWPKTRLPFMLETSLPGVFAVGDVRSGNVKRVASAVGEGAISIHMVHQVLAES; from the coding sequence ATGGCGACTCCTCCAATTTCCAGTGTGCTCGATGCCAAGACGCAAACGTTTCCCGCCCTCTCCGAAGCGCAGATCAAGCGGCTCATGCCGCTCGGCACCGTTCGTAAAGTCAAAGTGGGCGAAGTCCTGTTCCAGCCGGGAACCACGCTTGTGCCGTTTTTTGTTGTCCTCAGCGGGAGCATGGAAATCGTGCAGTCCTCTCTCAAGGGTGAGCGCCTGATCGTCGCGCACGACACGCGCGGCGATTTCACCGGAGAACTCACCATGATCTCCGGGCGTGCCGTTCTGGTGACGGGGCGCGTGAATGTGGCCGGAGAATTTCTTGAACTTACTCCCGAGGCGTTCCGGGCGGTGATTGCCAAGGATGCCGAACTCAGCGAAATCCTGATGCGGGCCTTTATCCTGCGGCGCCTCGCGCTGATCAATGCGGGCTACGGCAACTTGATCCTCATGGGGTCGAACCATTCCGCGCACACTCTGCGGCTGCGAGAATTCCTGACTCGCAATGGACAGCCTCACAACTATGTCGACCTCGATACTGACAAGGATTCCCAGGAACTGCTGGACCGTTTTCATATTTCGGTCGATGAGATTCCGGTGGTCATTTGCAGCAGCAGCCGCAACGTCATGCGCAATCCGACCGTGTCGGAACTGGCAGATTGCCTGGGATTCAATGCGACGGTCGACGAGTCCCAGGTTCACGATGTGGTTGTCATCGGTGCGGGACCGTCTGGGCTGGCCGCCGCTGTCTATGCGGCTTCCGAAGGACTCGACGTCATGGTGATCGAGACTGCTGCACCCGGAGGCCAGGCTGGTTCCAGCTCGAAGATCGAAAACTATCTCGGCTTTCCCACCGGTGTTTCCGGACAGGAACTGGCGAATCGCGCGACCACGCAAGCCTTGAAATTCGGCGCGAAGATGATGGTCGCGCATAGCGTGGAGAGTCTGGACTGCAGCGCTCGTCCCTACAAGGTGATGCTCGACGGCGGTACTTGTCTCTTGACCCGCAGCATCGTAATTTCCAGCGGCGCGCAATACAACAAGCCGAAAATCGGAAATCTTGCGAAGTTCGAAGGGCAGGGTGTCTATTACGGCGCGACCTTTATGGAGTCGCAAATGTGCGGCGGCGATGATGTGATCGTGGTGGGTGGCGGAAATTCCGCGGGACAGGCGGCCGTCTACATGTCGCAGGCGACTCGCAAGGTCTACATGCTGGTGCGGGCGCCAGAACTTTCGAGTACGATGTCGCGCTATCTCATCCAGCGAATCGAAGAAAATCCTGCGATCGAACTGCACTATAAAACAGAAATCATCGCCCTGGGCGGAGACACACACTTGGAGAGCGTAACTTGGCGAGACAACGCTACCGGAGAGACCTCGACCCACCCGATCCGGCATATTTTTGTCATGACGGGCGCGTCGCCGCGAACGGATTGGCTCAAAGGATGTCTCGCGCTCGACCCGAAAGGTTTCATTCTCACCGGTCGTGATGTGGTCGAAGGCGCATTGCAGGACGAGGGGCCGGCGTGGCCAAAGACGCGTCTGCCATTCATGCTGGAGACGAGCCTGCCGGGAGTTTTTGCGGTGGGCGACGTCCGCTCGGGAAACGTAAAGCGGGTGGCGTCAGCCGTGGGAGAGGGCGCGATCTCGATTCACATGGTGCACCAGGTGTTGGCGGAGTCGTAA
- a CDS encoding M28 family peptidase gives MRKLSLFVFAMAIFVSAQTAGHFDGHTWWDTIKVIADDKMEGRDTGSRGEHAAQEYVVEQLKKAGLEPAGTKGFYQPIKFVSRQIVEKDSSLTLVHDGQREPLVLGDDAFIGTRIAPAAEVNAPMVFVGYGLTVPENKYDDFAGVDVKGKLAVIFSGSPEEIPGPLASHYQTLLERGKVLRAAGAIGIISLINPASMDIPWSRISLNRTHPSMDLDYPEFNETAGLHLAVTVNPASAKKLFAGSGHTFAEIAALGKDRKVLPHFPLSVSLEAKTKIETQKVESANVVAKLKGSDPKLKDEYVVLSAHIDHVGIGAPINGDSIYNGAMDDGSGSALLMDEAATFKKNPEKLRRSILFVFVTAEEKGLLGSKYFAAHPTVPAKSLVADVNVDMFLPIVPLKVLRVLGLDDSDLGDRARAIAQSYNVQVQPDPEPLRNLFVRSDQYNFIRHGVPSIIMSVGTEPGSPESKIFKDWLTNRYHAPSDDLNQPVDFESAAKYEEIVRSLLIDVANNGNHPQWKQTSFFRRYAAGN, from the coding sequence ATGAGGAAGCTCTCCTTATTTGTCTTCGCTATGGCCATTTTTGTGTCGGCCCAAACTGCTGGCCATTTCGACGGCCATACCTGGTGGGACACCATCAAAGTCATCGCTGACGACAAAATGGAAGGCCGCGATACGGGCAGCCGTGGAGAGCATGCCGCACAGGAATATGTAGTCGAACAATTAAAGAAAGCTGGCTTGGAACCCGCGGGCACGAAGGGCTTCTATCAGCCAATAAAGTTTGTCTCGCGGCAGATCGTGGAAAAGGATTCCAGCCTCACGCTCGTCCATGACGGCCAACGCGAACCACTGGTTCTTGGTGATGACGCTTTCATCGGCACCCGGATTGCACCGGCGGCAGAGGTCAATGCCCCCATGGTCTTTGTCGGCTACGGACTCACTGTTCCGGAAAATAAGTACGACGACTTCGCGGGCGTCGACGTGAAAGGCAAGCTGGCCGTGATCTTTTCCGGATCGCCTGAGGAAATTCCTGGCCCGCTGGCTTCCCATTATCAAACTCTGCTCGAGCGGGGGAAGGTTCTTCGCGCTGCCGGGGCGATCGGCATCATATCTCTGATTAACCCTGCTTCGATGGATATTCCGTGGTCGCGTATCTCGCTCAATCGCACACATCCCAGCATGGATCTTGACTATCCGGAATTCAATGAAACGGCTGGCTTGCACCTGGCCGTAACTGTGAACCCGGCGAGCGCTAAGAAACTCTTTGCGGGATCGGGCCATACCTTCGCCGAAATTGCCGCGCTCGGTAAAGATCGCAAAGTGCTGCCGCACTTTCCGCTCTCCGTTTCGCTCGAAGCGAAAACCAAAATTGAAACTCAGAAGGTGGAATCAGCAAACGTGGTCGCCAAACTTAAAGGAAGCGATCCAAAGCTGAAAGACGAATATGTCGTGCTCTCGGCCCACATCGATCATGTCGGGATCGGGGCGCCCATCAACGGTGACAGCATTTACAACGGCGCCATGGACGATGGTTCCGGCAGTGCCCTGCTGATGGACGAGGCAGCCACTTTCAAGAAGAACCCCGAAAAACTGCGCCGCTCGATCTTGTTCGTGTTTGTCACTGCGGAAGAAAAGGGGCTGCTGGGATCAAAGTATTTTGCGGCTCATCCTACGGTGCCGGCGAAATCGCTGGTCGCGGATGTCAACGTGGATATGTTCCTCCCCATCGTTCCGTTGAAAGTCCTGCGCGTGCTTGGCTTGGACGATTCTGACCTGGGCGACCGCGCCCGTGCTATCGCGCAGTCCTACAACGTACAAGTTCAGCCGGACCCCGAACCGCTGCGCAACCTGTTCGTACGCAGTGACCAGTACAACTTCATTCGTCACGGAGTGCCGTCGATCATCATGAGCGTCGGTACCGAACCGGGCTCACCGGAGTCGAAGATATTCAAAGACTGGCTGACGAATCGTTACCACGCGCCCTCAGACGATCTGAACCAGCCTGTGGACTTCGAATCAGCAGCCAAGTATGAAGAGATTGTTCGCAGCCTTTTGATCGACGTCGCGAACAACGGAAATCATCCGCAGTGGAAACAGACCAGTTTCTTCCGGCGGTACGCGGCGGGTAACTAG
- a CDS encoding undecaprenyl-diphosphate phosphatase — translation MNEYLLSVLLGIIEGLTEFLPVSSTAHLRLAEALLNVPLSSGYWKMYSIVIQLGAILVLPIYFRAHIAKLFSTFPEGERKDCTILTHPLSLVMIAFVVTAGPSFLLSKLIGKNLESLYVMGGSLLVGGIVMWAIDTMKAPWETAGTGAPGSPIHTWKMDDIHGGQAIWIGACQILSAVFPGTSRSMATIAAGQLAGMSRAAALEFSFFLSMPTMAVATLYTLYKSISGKDENPIGVSQITSQQWVILAIGFVVSFLVAYGAVAWFMNWVRKRGFAPFAVYRIVVGIAVLGWAAGVLGR, via the coding sequence TTGAACGAATATCTTTTGTCCGTGCTCCTCGGCATCATCGAGGGGCTCACCGAATTCCTGCCAGTCAGCTCTACCGCCCATTTGCGCCTAGCCGAAGCCCTTCTGAACGTGCCGCTGTCGAGCGGTTACTGGAAGATGTACTCGATCGTGATCCAGTTAGGCGCAATTCTCGTACTGCCGATTTATTTCCGCGCGCACATCGCCAAGCTGTTTTCGACGTTCCCGGAAGGCGAGAGGAAGGACTGCACGATCCTCACGCATCCGTTGAGTTTGGTGATGATCGCGTTCGTGGTGACTGCGGGGCCGTCGTTCCTGTTGTCGAAACTGATCGGCAAGAACCTGGAAAGCTTGTACGTGATGGGTGGATCACTCCTGGTGGGTGGGATCGTGATGTGGGCGATCGACACGATGAAAGCGCCATGGGAGACGGCAGGCACGGGAGCACCGGGTTCGCCGATCCACACGTGGAAAATGGATGACATTCACGGTGGTCAGGCAATCTGGATCGGCGCATGTCAGATCCTGTCGGCAGTGTTCCCCGGAACATCTCGGTCAATGGCGACGATTGCTGCTGGACAACTGGCGGGGATGTCGCGCGCCGCGGCGCTGGAATTCTCCTTCTTCCTTTCCATGCCCACCATGGCGGTGGCCACGCTGTACACACTCTACAAGTCAATTTCTGGCAAAGACGAAAACCCCATCGGCGTGTCCCAGATAACGTCCCAGCAGTGGGTCATCCTCGCGATTGGCTTCGTGGTCTCGTTCCTCGTCGCCTACGGAGCCGTGGCATGGTTCATGAACTGGGTCCGAAAGC